A DNA window from Temnothorax longispinosus isolate EJ_2023e unplaced genomic scaffold, Tlon_JGU_v1 HiC_scaffold_102, whole genome shotgun sequence contains the following coding sequences:
- the Pras40 gene encoding uncharacterized protein Pras40 isoform X2 — protein MNLASVPELETITKEQPGLMEIRNVGSWIIHRCYNCSMYTHAVHREYGAALVLINNNILLSPEEINKLKSNPDYSPVFRIVINHSLEDLDDYLQQPTKFSVSQLPNTVQVALDGLQRQLEEAVQRQTMAIEDKIRAFTAEQYQLLEQFRERAHNEHRLLSKIACRGEETSRITNNIETPPTTPDGFKGSLTTSTANTVNPKSNIIFNDTKVSSGPNVKHETTTRHSSKSTINNESSRKKDPLYICTKESASFDTEALFPFEGMEETDAASQQLLWSSEEGSDTDDSSQNEGIHMPRGQRDGHSTLAKSLPVTVPIFPSIGHRAVQNQDDDQLPTDPLDPHNIRASIKALAKSVHGDTVFGDLPRPRFSTQI, from the exons atg AATCTGGCGAGTGTACCGGAATTGGAAACTATTACTAAAGAACAACCTGGTTTAATGGAAATAAGGAATGTTGGGTCATGGATTATACACCGTTGCTACAATTGCTCAATGTATACTCATGCGGTCCATAGAGAATACGGTGCTGCTCTAGTCCTTATCAATAACAATATTCTT TTATCTCccgaagaaataaataaattaaaatccaatCCAGATTATAGTCCGGTGTTTAGGATAGTAATTAATCACAGTTTGGAAGATCTCGACGACTATCTGCAGCAGCCTACGAAGTTTTCTG tTTCACAATTACCTAACACGGTTCAAGTGGCCCTAGATGGTTTACAACGACAGCTCGAGGAAGCTGTACAACGTCAAACAATGGCGATAGAAGATAAAATACGTGCGTTTACTGCGGAGCAGTATCAATTGCTGGAACAATTTCGTGAAAGAGCACACAACGAACACAGACTGTTATCAAA AATAGCGTGTAGAGGAGAAGAGACAAGTAGAATAACCAATAACATAGAAACTCCACCAACGACTCCTGACGGCTTTAAAGGTTCCTTGACTACCTCCACTGCTAATACAGTGAATCCAAAgtctaatataatatttaatgacacAAAAGTGTCTAGTGGCCCAAACGTTAAACACGAGACAACCACCAGACACTCTTCTAAAAGCACCATTAAT AATGAAAgttcgagaaaaaaagatccgttatatatttgtactaaAGAATCAGCTAGCTTCGATACAGAAGCATTGTTTCCTTTCGAAGGAATGGAGGAGACAGACGCAGCCAGCCAACAGCTTCTGTGGTCTTCGGAAGAGGGGTCTGATACCGATG ATTCAAGCCAAAATGAAGGAATTCATATGCCAAGAGGTCAACGGGATGGTCATTCCACATTAGCTAAATCATTACCCGTCACCGTACCCATTTTTCCTTCTATCGGTCATCGCGCAGTACAGAATCAAGACGATGACCAG ttGCCAACCGATCCGCTAGATCCACACAACATTCGAGCTTCGATTAAAGCCTTAGCTAAAAGCGTCCATGGTGATACAGTATTTGGAGATTTACCACGTCCCAGATTTTCTACTCAGATCTGA
- the Pras40 gene encoding uncharacterized protein Pras40 isoform X1 → MHITCKCLNVSIKSRSADVQRINVELTDLERADAFFRENLASVPELETITKEQPGLMEIRNVGSWIIHRCYNCSMYTHAVHREYGAALVLINNNILLSPEEINKLKSNPDYSPVFRIVINHSLEDLDDYLQQPTKFSVSQLPNTVQVALDGLQRQLEEAVQRQTMAIEDKIRAFTAEQYQLLEQFRERAHNEHRLLSKIACRGEETSRITNNIETPPTTPDGFKGSLTTSTANTVNPKSNIIFNDTKVSSGPNVKHETTTRHSSKSTINNESSRKKDPLYICTKESASFDTEALFPFEGMEETDAASQQLLWSSEEGSDTDDSSQNEGIHMPRGQRDGHSTLAKSLPVTVPIFPSIGHRAVQNQDDDQLPTDPLDPHNIRASIKALAKSVHGDTVFGDLPRPRFSTQI, encoded by the exons ATGCACATCACCTGCAAGTGCCTGAACGTGTCCATCAAGTCCAGGAGCGCCGACGTACAGCGGATTAACGTCGAATTGACCGACTTGGAGCGCGCCGATGCCTTTTTTCGCGAG AATCTGGCGAGTGTACCGGAATTGGAAACTATTACTAAAGAACAACCTGGTTTAATGGAAATAAGGAATGTTGGGTCATGGATTATACACCGTTGCTACAATTGCTCAATGTATACTCATGCGGTCCATAGAGAATACGGTGCTGCTCTAGTCCTTATCAATAACAATATTCTT TTATCTCccgaagaaataaataaattaaaatccaatCCAGATTATAGTCCGGTGTTTAGGATAGTAATTAATCACAGTTTGGAAGATCTCGACGACTATCTGCAGCAGCCTACGAAGTTTTCTG tTTCACAATTACCTAACACGGTTCAAGTGGCCCTAGATGGTTTACAACGACAGCTCGAGGAAGCTGTACAACGTCAAACAATGGCGATAGAAGATAAAATACGTGCGTTTACTGCGGAGCAGTATCAATTGCTGGAACAATTTCGTGAAAGAGCACACAACGAACACAGACTGTTATCAAA AATAGCGTGTAGAGGAGAAGAGACAAGTAGAATAACCAATAACATAGAAACTCCACCAACGACTCCTGACGGCTTTAAAGGTTCCTTGACTACCTCCACTGCTAATACAGTGAATCCAAAgtctaatataatatttaatgacacAAAAGTGTCTAGTGGCCCAAACGTTAAACACGAGACAACCACCAGACACTCTTCTAAAAGCACCATTAAT AATGAAAgttcgagaaaaaaagatccgttatatatttgtactaaAGAATCAGCTAGCTTCGATACAGAAGCATTGTTTCCTTTCGAAGGAATGGAGGAGACAGACGCAGCCAGCCAACAGCTTCTGTGGTCTTCGGAAGAGGGGTCTGATACCGATG ATTCAAGCCAAAATGAAGGAATTCATATGCCAAGAGGTCAACGGGATGGTCATTCCACATTAGCTAAATCATTACCCGTCACCGTACCCATTTTTCCTTCTATCGGTCATCGCGCAGTACAGAATCAAGACGATGACCAG ttGCCAACCGATCCGCTAGATCCACACAACATTCGAGCTTCGATTAAAGCCTTAGCTAAAAGCGTCCATGGTGATACAGTATTTGGAGATTTACCACGTCCCAGATTTTCTACTCAGATCTGA